A genomic stretch from Canis lupus familiaris isolate Mischka breed German Shepherd chromosome 17, alternate assembly UU_Cfam_GSD_1.0, whole genome shotgun sequence includes:
- the LOC102154778 gene encoding uncharacterized protein LOC102154778 isoform X4 yields MWRVIFTGQADCMSTAADEQVLYKELKLAGDSEEEWLWEEMGPAAESLILSGRNIMLVAQKLHLQPECQSYQEELVTTAQQILVDTTKVRLISDLLAGRESVLFRLRAFGGASIHKPGGGKPLPCLLSLQERSSMVNLLFPWLPEQVLLLEDAATARKMVREAGWCLTCLDSLEATAAAASPRGPFADLAAALLRLGRLTAPGRGERLGRAGRLLRGCVPALLQAARGRLQRPRDPQLAAARRRAFAQTRRTLGELLAQLEPSAAAPACAQAGALAGRLRELRELLAAPGPERVGGPLDAPLAAVVWHCMRLAACSPPPDRLRLVARCGQLLELRSAQRLGRIERPPGAGGASGSLQPRQECAALQAAAEALSRGVRTGLLRQILDTFTDTQSPLRRLVRAALATRPVGAPCDGEALPKTFQLCLAAFHDQAKQMLRVARLVLVCCPRQQTGKDMEVTMAGLWGLVVRVQQLFSQSPQGSGLDWSPAALQALLQAWTRASEGSLACFDDVLDIPEFLSVSIQEMTKYLDFFKWTLRNPDSREFSQLVAYLQGRATHIVQVMSRYVDQDRDPIFRNGLRVLIQQLDQSSRFLSAAAECCSGGHGTRGTDAFLTMAKHLIHSAQSIQEGLDGTNHPDILSPLRNQVQRFDTTKGPPYFILPSLLDSTAPALKHQGEPVLEKSNPGTSYPPRNNLSYLLIPDIHPQMGHTPHPGISKLILAVESKSHQALTSASTNLQEQDADMDVPPEALGSEKMPGLQEIPTSAPSGIDLTREITHCTTARPDGLLKVALQLSGRPQETGQSLVARAGDWYPLCQQLFCHNPAADLPGNMAVFIELQQNLASVVQLAAKSGPLDLGKDLNSTGRPEALLQMQGRLEEVETHGKQLLDKILASDGLQAPKSWEESIKDECLLWSVAVQDLLQCMERLSRRQGLFLLPLRQAMKEQQGLQEGLAQAADVSQRLQEAARLSSLLCRDVQVKGEVSFLCREIHVLTDALLDVAVILASSPKPSPSLSTRFELLYLELSFRTKALTGHLSIINADYEHAFQDAFCPRLSVSREPQTRRESSLERMVSGILAAQRIVAGSQEYGTCQEDLLMALESILVLTKEVAQRIPVLQDCPEEWRMHILDWLQWEWAARAHHAMAQVQAWKGGYTEAWRLLAQCLKPSEEMAVMKPRGEQDSAHPQLCCEEGASEAVAVNRVESQGAAPQNTPGSSVGTYAADPAITGTVEADLDTEQPDSPASSSPGAQALLGPAPDQLLPEDGSADGGSRIIQITHEMAAEVLLMAQSLRKRGPILTKDQLITSAKKIATSGQNFARFIHIIAKNCIDQRYSQELLCVVEQIQMMSNQLRIISSVKASLVRSRSSEELLLENAQQLLQVVSKTVRTTEAASLRGLRQPSSDPEELEVAAFCMQWRRKLLGHRLRETSNLDCDELGLRKTSTKGPPTLAALVQEGFI; encoded by the exons ATGTGGCGAGTCATATTTACGGGCCAAGCAGACTGCATGTCAACTGCAGCTGATGAGCAAGTTCTCTACAAGGAGTTAAA GCTGGCAGGAGACTCTGAGGAGGAGTGGCTCTGGGAGGAAATGGGGCCTGCTGCTGAGTCTCTGATCCTGTCTGGGAGGAACATCATGCTAGTAGCTCAGAAGCTCCATCTTCAGCCAGAATGTCAAAGCTACCAGGAGGAACTAGTGACTACAGCTCAGCAGATCCTGGTGGATACCACAAAGGTGAGGCTGATATCAGATCTACTTGCTG GCCGAGAGTCTGTACTCTTTAGGCTGAGGGCGTTTGGGGGAGCGTCTATTCATAAACCTGGAGGAGGGAAGCCGCTGCCTTGCTTGCTCTCGCTCCAGGAACGATCCAGCATGGTCAACCTTCTCTTCCCCTGGCTGCCCGAACAGGTCCTGCTCCTGGAAGACGCGGCGACGGCGAGGAAGATGGTTCGGGAGGCGGGTTGGTGCCTGACCTGCCTGGACTCGCTGGAGGCCACGGCCGCTGCGGCCTCCCCGCGCGGGCCCTTCGCGGACCTGGCCGCGGCGCTGCTGCGCCTGGGCCGCCTGACCgcgccggggcgcggggagcgccTGGGCCGCGCCGGCCGCCTGCTGCGGGGCTGTGTCCCCGCGCTGCTCCAGGCCGCCCGCGGCCGCCTGCAGCGTCCGCGCGACCCTCAGCTGGCCGCTGCCCGGCGCCGCGCTTTCGCCCAGACCCGGAGGACCCTCGGCGAGCTCCTGGCGCAGCTGGAGCCCAGCGCCGCGGCCCCCGCCTGCGCTCAGGCCGGCGCGCTCGCCGGGCGCCTGCGGGAGCTGCGCGAGCTGCTGGCGGCGCCGGGGCCCGAGCGCGTCGGCGGCCCTCTGGACGCGCCGCTGGCCGCCGTGGTGTGGCACTGCATGCGCCTGGCCGCCTGCTCCCCTCCGCCCGACAGGCTGCGCCTGGTGGCCCGCTGCGGCCAGCTGCTGGAGCTGCGCAGCGCCCAGCGCCTGGGTCGCATCGAGCGGCCCCCGGGAGCCGGCGGGGCCTCCGGGAGCCTGCAGCCCCGGCAGGAGTGCGCCGCGCTGCAGGCCGCGGCAGAGGCCCTCTCCCGGGGAGTCCGCACTGGGCTGCTGCGCCAGATCCTGGACACGTTCACCGACACGCAAAGTCCTCTTCGGAGACTGGTCCGGGCCGCTTTGGCCACTCGCCCAGTCGGCGCCCCGTGCGATGGCGAGGCCTTGCCAAAGACTTTCCAGCTTTGCCTTGCTGCTTTCCACGACCAGGCCAAGCAGATGCTCAGAGTGGCGCGCTTGGTCTTGGTTTGCTGCCCGCGACAACAAACTGGCAAAGACATGGAGGTCACCATGGCAGGCCTTTGGGGGCTTGTGGTCAGAGTGCAGCAACTTTTCTCACAGAGCCCCCAAGGGTCTGGTCTGGACTGGAGCCCTGCCGCCTTGCAGGCCCTGCTTCAGGCATGGACCAGGGCATCTGAAGGCTCGTTGGCATGTTTTGACGACGTTCTGGATATTCCTGAGTTCCTGAGTGTGTCCATTCAAGAAATGACCAAGTACTTGGACTTCTTTAAATGGACTTTGAGGAACCCAGATTCCAGAGAGTTTTCCCAACTTGTGGCGTATTTACAGGGTCGAGCCACACACATAGTGCAGGTGATGAGCAGGTACGTGGACCAAGATCGAGATCCCATTTTCCGGAATGGCCTGAGAGTCTTGATCCAGCAGCTGGACCAGTCTTCACGGTTCTTGAGTGCAGCTGCTGAGTGCTGTTCAGGTGGGCACGGCACTCGGGGTACAGATGCATTTCTAACCATGGCAAAACACCTGATCCATTCAGCCCAGAGCATCCAAGAGGGGCTGGATGGGACTAACCACCCAGATATCCTTAGCCCTCTTCGAAACCAAGTCCAAAGGTTTGACACTACTAAGGGACCACCTTATTTTATTCTCCCCAGCCTTCTGGACTCTACAGCTCCTGCACTGAAACACCAGGGGGAACCTGTGCTGGAGAAAAGCAACCCAGGCACCTCCTATCCACCGAGGAACAATCTTTCCTACCTCTTGATTCCTGACATCCATCCCCAGATGGGGCACACTCCACACCCAGGCATCAGCAAACTCATCCTTGCTGTAGAGAGCAAGAGCCACCAGGCACTGACCTCAGCTAGCACTAACTTGCAGGAGCAGGATGCAGACATGGATGTACCTCCAGAGGCTCTGGGGTCAGAGAAGATGCCTGGACTCCAAGAAATCCCAACATCAGCACCTTCTGGTATTGACCTAACAAGGGAGATAACACACTGCACAACTGCTAGACCTGATGGGCTTCTGAAAGTGGCTCTCCAGCTGTCTGGGAGGCCCCAGGAAACTGGGCAGAGTTTGGTGGCCAGGGCTGGTGACTGGTACCCTCTGTGCCAACAGCTATTTTGTCACAACCCAGCAGCTGATCTTCCAGGGAACATGGCAGTTTTCATAGAGCTGCAGCAGAATTTAGCCTCAGTGGTTCAACTAGCAGCCAAAAGTGGGCCTCTGGATTTAGGGAAGGACCTTAATTCAACTGGGCGTCCAGAAGCACTTTTACAAATGCAAGGCAGATTGGAGGAGGTGGAGACCCATGGCAAACAGCTATTGGACAAGATTCTGGCTTCTGATGGCCTCCAAGCCCCTAAGTCATGGGAGGAGAGCATTAAGGATGAATGCCTTCTATGGTCAGTGGCTGTCCAAGACCTACTCCAGTGCATGGAGAGACTCAGCAGGAGACAAGGCCTGTTCTTGCTGCCCCTGAGACAAGCCATGAAGGAGCAGCAGGGACTGCAGGAAGGGTTGGCCCAGGCAGCAGATGTTTCTCAGAGGCTACAAGAGGCTGCCAGGCTGTCTAGCCTCCTATGCAGAGATGTGCAGGTTAAAGGTGAGGTCTCCTTTTTGTGCAGGGAAATTCATGTGCTCACAGATGCTCTGCTGGATGTGGCAGTGATCCTGGCCTCTTCCCCAAAACCATCTCCCAGCCTGTCCACACGCTTTGAACTTCTCTACTTAGAGCTCTCCTTTCGAACCAAGGCCCTGACTGGTCACCTGAGCATCATTAATGCAGACTATGAACATGCCTTCCAAGATGCCTTCTGTCCAAGGCTCTCTGTCTCTAGAGAACCTCAGACCAGACGAGAAAGCTCCCTGGAAAGAATGGTGTCTGGTATCCTCGCTGCACAGAGAATTGTGGCAGGAAGTCAGGAGTATGGGACCTGCCAAGAAGACCTTTTAATGGCTCTGGAGAGCATTCTTGTCCTCACCAAGGAGGTGGCCCAGAGGATCCCAGTGCTCCAAGATTGCCCAGAGGAGTGGAGAATGCACATCCTGGACTGGCTTCAGTGGGAGTGGGCAGCCAGGGCCCATCATGCCATGGCCCAGGTCCAGGCCTGGAAAGGTGGTTACACCGAGGCCTGGAGACTCCTGGCCCAGTGCCTAAAGCCCAGTGAGGAGATGGCAGTGATGAAACCCAGGGGTGAACAGGACTCTGCCCATCCCCAGCTCTGCTGTGAGGAGGGTGCATCAGAAGCTGTTGCAGTGAACAGAGTGGAGTCTCAGGGTGCTGCCCCCCAAAACACCCCAGGGAGCTCAGTGGGGACCTATGCCGCTGATCCAGCCATCACTGGGACAGTCGAGGCAGACCTAGACACG GAGCAGCCCGACAGCCCCGCATCCAGCTCTCCGGGTGCCCAGGCCCTGCTGGGTCCTGCACCAGACCAGCTGCTCCCAGAGGATGGCAGCGCAGATGGTGGGAGCAGAATCATCCAGATTACCCATGAGATGGCCGCAGAGGTGCTCCTGATGGCTCAGAGTCTGAGGAAGAGAGGACCTATCTTG ACCAAAGATCAGCTCATTACCTCTGCTAAGAAAATTGCAACTTCTGGACAAAACTTCGCCAGATTTATCCACATCATTGCTAAGAACTGCATAGATCAGAGATATTCCCAGGAGCTTTTGTGTGTCGTAGAGCAGATTCAAATGATGAGCAACCAGCTCCGCATCATCTCCAG TGTAAAGGCCTCTCTGGTAAGAAGCAGGTCCTCTGAAGAGCTCCTGCTGGAAAATGCACAGCAGCTCCTCCAGGTGGTCTCCAAGACTGTGAGGACCACGGAAGCTGCAAGTCTCCGG